In the Primulina tabacum isolate GXHZ01 chromosome 15, ASM2559414v2, whole genome shotgun sequence genome, CTTGTAGATGAGGATGCACGTGAATGTATTAACTAGTGGAAACAACAATGCAATCTGTTATGAGCTTTCAAGTTACATCCCCACCATAAAGTAGCTCTATTTATATTTCACTCATGTTAAAAACCGTTGATTCCTAATGGAGCTGCCAAGGATTTATTTGTGTAGGTCATATGTTTAAAACTGTCAAGCATACTTAGTCTTTCGTTTTTTTCCTCACATTACGAATGGGATGTGACAAAAAATTTGTTTGTGAATTAGGAAAGCCATGCTTCTTAGGAACTAACAGGAGTTACCGTCGCTCAACCACAATTTATTAAAAAGCTGAGAGTAAAATGATGAAACAACTTTGAAATGAACAAACTAGATCGACATCAAACGCTCATAGGAAAAGTAACGGTGCAACCAAAATGGATAATCAAAAAGTGCGATGCCAACCAAAAAatttaatgtccaagagagTCATTCAGAAAGTGAACTCTTAAAAAAAgagacaaaagctgaataacTGGAAATAAAGTAATCGAGAGCTTCATCTAAACAGGTATAAGACAGGGTCTTACTCTATGAAGTTAGAGAACAGTCAACTAAATTTTCATGCCTAAACTAAGATTGAGGAAAAACATTACAGCGCCTTCTCATTAGCTCTTGAATATCAGATAAGTCACTTCACAAAGCACAAAGAGAGTACACATACATAGCTCATAGCTGGAGTGGAACGAATTCCTTCGCCTTTAGGTGCGGCAAGTCACCCCCATGCTCCCATGGTACAGGCACTTTCTATTAGTACAACCTACTTATCTCATTTTGGAAACATTTAGTTTCCATATAATTTCCTATTCTACACATGTCGTCTGTATATATACAAGACACACGTACATGCATGTCTCGCTTTGGAAACATTTAAAAACGAACACAACCTGCCATATAGCTATGGAGATGAGATAACCCGTCAAACAAATTCCAGAAGGAGAGGAACCAGCATAGCAGAACAATATACCAGTTTTACATGAACAGGTGCATTTTGAAAATAGCGTAACATAAAAAAATGCATACAATATAGTTTTTAGCTCAACACAATAGAACTGAAGCTAGAACGAGTAGAATGTGACACTAAAAGCTTAAGGAAGATCCACATAAATAATATTGTTGTATCATGACTCTTTCCACTGCATGAAGCCGATCAGCATATTATATAGTACAAGTGTATGCCAAATAACCAACATCAACTGATTCTGAGGGGTATGTGAACTCACCAATCACTGCACTCTTCGCACTGAACCATGAGATCGTCGGGATTGTAAGGCATCTCACATTTACAGTAGCTGCAGCCATTTAATGAGATGGAAAATGAAATAACATAATGCAAAAACCTGAGCCATGGATCGATAACTAAAACTAACATACTAGAAACCAAAAATGCTACCTTATTTAGTGCACAGAGGAAAATAAATATTGGAGTCCAGTATTCCCCGAAATCAAAGTTTTTACTCACAGTACAATTGAACTTAGCAACACAAAGCCATAATTTTGGACAAATGTAACGATTGGAGGTGCTGAACCATCCTAATTGCTCCCCTGAAGTATATTTTCGGTTACtcaattcatgattaaaatcaaCGAGTCAACTATATAAATTTATCTCTTCCCAGTTATCACTCCTGTTTCTTTTTTCACACCAGATAATCGTTTAAAGCAGCCAAAAGAAGAAACTTTCTGACCCACTAAGAATCTTTATATAAGGTGATGACTACAGCATGGATTTAGAATCGAGCCAGAAGAATTATAGATTCTTgacaaaaacaattttttttatcaattaaaGCAGGTATTATTCAAAATATCTAAAACTTCCCCTAGTGTAGATTAGGTGatgacaaaaattttaaaaacattaacTTCAGTGTTCCAATATCAATTCTAAGAAACCAGTACTATCGTTCGATTCACATACAGTccaaatttacaaaaaattcaCCAGGAGCCCCTTAATTTCAACAGTTTAACTCAGGCAAAACAAGATGTACTCTAAGAATAAACCTACACCGCAACTCTGTCGGGATTAAAGGCACCGGtagaagaattgtactcgaaTCGGCAGAAGAAGTCATCATTCCCAACGGCATCCAGCTTAGTGTAGCTCTTGAAGTTGTGCACCGTGCACTTCCCCTCAACAGTATCGACGCTCTGATAATCAAAGTGATCAGACAAGAACACCTCTTTTAAGCTGTGGAATTGTCGCCGGCCTCCGATAGACTCCTCCGGCCGGTAATACCACCTCACATAGATCCTCACATTCGCGCCGCGGCTGTCCGCCTCGATCCTCTCCACACGCGCGACGTACGACGGCTTTGATGTGTCCGAAGGCCTCATTAAAACACAGTCGCCAGCTGGACAAACAAACAAATAACCGTACAAGTAAGTAACACCAATTTCGGCATCAGACACGAAGGTAGAAAAACAACAGAGCTAACGACTTGCGATTCGTGAAAAAATTGAAACGATCAATTCAAGAACAGCTCCAATTTGAAATTGAACGAAGCAGACAGATAAGCAGCTCAGCTAAGACCAAATTCAGATGATAAATAGAGGAATATCAGAAAACTAACGGCGAATAGTTTTCCCGATGTGCTTGACGGTGATGGAATCGAGAGTATGGCGCACATATTTGGGTTTAGTCATGTCCGATACGGCGGAGAAGTGGCGGAGAGAATGATAGAACGCCGCTTTTAATTGTATTTtcctttaattttaataatataggAGATATGTTTTAATGCTTCGCGCAATACGGTCACGATTGATTTTTGGGATTTTTGTGAATTGAAAGAAGATTAGAGGTCAATTTGGGACAAAATTGTACGGATGCATGATTGGATAATCATGTGTCGTATCTTGTGTGAGACGTATCTCTTATTTAtgttattcatgaaaaaatattacttttattgctaagaatattaatttttaatgtgaatatcagtagggttgacagATCTCacggataaaaattcgtgagaccgtctcacaaaagacttacTCATATATATATTAGGACCGctgcttttttcttttttctattttttttaaattgcggaCTTGGTAAATCTTTGAATTAATGTCAATAGTTTGTAAATTACGTCATCCAGATGATTCACGTTGGACAAATCTCATGCGACAAGATCACTCGAGAAAATGTTGATGATTGAACTCTCCACAATTCATCAAATACTCATCTACTCCTAACAACTTGGATACGAAGTAATTGGACACGTTTAATAATGGCCAATTATATGGTTAGTTATATGATATGATCCGCGAAACATGGTAAAATGCTCACACAATTAAAAAAAGATTTGACAAAATGTGGAACCACTAATTATAATATTACTTGTAACCAGAGAAAAGAAAACAAGTTTCATAGACATTCAGTAATTATACTATAAAAATTTCCAGTACGTATTGAACAGTGGTGATACACACACCAAAACAGAGAGGTGTGCTTATGGATACACAAGGATGATGCAAGATTTTTTTGCATcaatccattttttttttttgaacaagTGATTTAACGGCCATTCAGTGCAGCAAATTGGGCAAACATAGCTGTTCCAGAATGTTCATCGATGACTTGAACTTCAGCAGAGCTTTTTCCAACCTCCGGTGTAGAATTTGACCTGTTATCTGAGGCAGAAACAGCAGGAGGAGTAGGCATAACAATAGGAGGAGAAGCTGGGGTCGAAAAAAACCCGTTTTCTTCGCCATTTTTACCATGTGACCAGTTCTCTTGCAGCTGCAAAGCGGACTCCAAATTCCACAGCACATCCCCCATAGTCGGCCTGTCGACCCCGTATTCCGCCAAGCATTTCTCGGCAGCTTCAGCAAGTTTGTCCATCGACTCGGGATTGATATGACCGACCAATGTTGGATCGATGATCTTCTCTAATAGCCCTTTTCTCTTCCACTGCATCGCCCACTCTGCTAAGTTCACTTGCTCTCTGGGTAAGGAAGGGTCGATGGCGGGACGTGTGCACAACGCCTCCAAGAGGACAACGCCAAATGAGTACACATCTGATTTATCCGTAAGCTGCTGC is a window encoding:
- the LOC142527036 gene encoding chromatin remodeling protein SHL-like, which encodes MTKPKYVRHTLDSITVKHIGKTIRPGDCVLMRPSDTSKPSYVARVERIEADSRGANVRIYVRWYYRPEESIGGRRQFHSLKEVFLSDHFDYQSVDTVEGKCTVHNFKSYTKLDAVGNDDFFCRFEYNSSTGAFNPDRVAVYCKCEMPYNPDDLMVQCEECSDWFHPICIDMTPEEAKRLDHFFCHNCSSEDQKKLHNSHVSTRLADAKVDTKRRRR